From Medicago truncatula cultivar Jemalong A17 chromosome 7, MtrunA17r5.0-ANR, whole genome shotgun sequence, a single genomic window includes:
- the LOC25497596 gene encoding protein COBRA has translation MGFSFLSKSRTPCILFLFLLSFTSTDAYDPLDPNGNITIKWDIIQWTPDGYVATVTMNNFQQYRHIASPGWSLGWTWAKKEVIWSMVGSQTTEQGDCSKFKGNVPHCCKKNPTVVDLLPGTPYNQQIANCCKGGVLSSWAQDPTMAVGAFQISVGRAGTTNKTVKVPKNFTLNAPGPGYTCGPAKIVRPTQFIQPDKRRVTQALMTWNVTCTYSQFLAQKTPTCCVSLSSFYNDTIVPCPTCACGCQSNSSQSGTCVNPNTPHLASVVSGNGKNNLSPLVQCTSHMCPIRIHWHVKVNYKEYWRVKVSITNFNYRMNYSDWNLVVQHPNFDNLTQLFSFNYKSLNPYGLINDTAMLWGVKFYNDFLNHAGPSGNVQSELLFRKDKSTFTFDKGWAFPRRIYFNGDNCVMPPPDAYPWLPNTGSRQEVSLFALVMASLAVLAFYAYV, from the exons ATGGGTTTCTCTTTCTTATCAAAATCAAGAACTCCTTGCATTCTCTTCTTGTTTCTACTTTCTTTCACTTCAACAG ATGCTTATGACCCACTTGACCCAAATGGTAATATCACGATCAAATGGGATATTATACAATGGACCCCTGATGGTTATGTT GCCACAGTTACGATGAACAATTTCCAACAATATCGTCACATCGCTTCCCCTGGCTGGTCACTAGGATGGACATGGGCAAAAAAGGAGGTAATCTGGAGTATGGTGGGATCACAGACCACGGAACAAGGTGATTGTTCAAAATTTAAAGGAAATGTTCCACATTGCTGTAAAAAGAATCCAACCGTTGTAGATTTACTTCCCGGAACGCCTTACAATCAGCAAATTGCAAATTGCTGCAAAGGTGGTGTGCTTAGTTCATGGGCTCAAGATCCTACCATGGCAGTTGGGGCGTTTCAAATCAGTGTTGGTAGAGCCGGAACCACAAACAAAACTGTTAAAGTGCCTAAAAACTTCACCTTGAATGCCCCGGGACCCGGTTATACTTGTGGGCCGGCAAAAATTGTGAGACCTACTCAGTTTATTCAACCAGACAAAAGGAGAGTGACTCAAGCACTCA TGACATGGAATGTTACATGCACATATTCACAATTTCTGGCTCAGAAAACTCCGACTTGCTGTGTCTCCCTCTCATCTTTCTATAACGATACCATTGTACCCTGCCCAACATGTGCATGTGGCTGCCAGAGTAACTCATCTCAGTCCGGAACTTGTGTTAA TCCAAATACGCCACATTTGGCATCGGTTGTTTCTGGTAATGGAAAGAATAATTTATCACCTTTGGTTCAATGTACTAGTCATATGTGTCCAATCCGAATCCACTGGCATGTTAAGGTTAACTACAAGGAATACTGGCGTGTGAAGGTTTCCATTACTAATTTTAATTACCGTATGAATTATTCCGATTGGAACTTGGTTGTTCAGCATCCAAACTTCGACAATTTGACTCAGCTGTTCAGTTTCAACTACAAGTCATTAAATCCTTATGGTTTAATAA ATGATACAGCAATGCTTTGGGGAGTTAAGTTCTATAATGATTTTCTTAATCATGCCGGCCCTAGTGGCAATGTTCAATCTGAGCTACTCTTCCGAAAGGATAAATCAACTTTCACTTTTGATAAGGGCTGGGCTTTCCCTCGAAGGATCTACTTCAACGGCGACAATTGTGTGATGCCACCACCTGATGCTTATCCATGGTTACCTAATACTGGTTCTCGGCAAGAGGTTTCATTGTTTGCTTTAGTAATGGCCTCCTTGGCAGTCTTAGCATTCTATGCATATGTTTAA
- the LOC25497597 gene encoding COBRA-like protein 4: protein MRLLISAICVIVLFSYAAAYDPLDPNGNITIKWDVVSWTADGYVAAVTMSNFQMYRHIMNPGWTLGWSWAKKEVIWSMVGSQTTEQGDCSKFKGNVPHCCKKTPTVVDLLPGVPYNQQFSNCCKGGVVAAWGQDPSSAVSAFQVSVGQAGTSNKTVKLPKNFTLLAPGPGYTCGPAKIVPSTTFLTTDKRRKTQALMTWNVTCTYSQFLARKNPSCCVSLSSFYNSTITPCPSCACGCQNKKNCVKGRSKFLDMVGLHTPKRDNEPLLQCTHHMCPIRVHWHVKTNYKDYWRVKIAVTNFNYRLNYSLWTLAVQHPNLNNVTQVFSFDYKPLLAYQSINDTGMFYGTKFFNDLLMEAGPSGNVQSEVLLQKNKKTFTLNQGWAFPRRVYFNGEECMMPSPDTYPYLPNSSPVNVLNFPTFIISSLLLLALW, encoded by the exons ATCCTTTGGATCCTAACGGAAACATAACGATCAAATGGGATGTTGTGTCTTGGACAGCAGATGGCTATGTG GCAGCGGTAACAATGAGCAATTTCCAAATGTACCGGCACATAATGAATCCGGGATGGACATTAGGATGGTCATGGGCTAAGAAAGAAGTTATATGGTCAATGGTAGGATCTCAAACAACTGAGCAAGGAGATTGCTCAAAATTCAAAGGCAATGTACCTCATTGTTGCAAGAAAACTCCAACAGTTGTAGACCTTCTCCCTGGTGTACCTTACAATCAACAATTCTCAAACTGTTGTAAAGGTGGAGTTGTAGCAGCATGGGGACAAGACCCTTCATCAGCAGTTTCAGCTTTCCAAGTTAGTGTTGGACAAGCTGGTACTTCAAACAAGACTGTGAAACTCCCTAAGAACTTCACTCTCTTGGCTCCTGGACCTGGCTATACTTGTGGTCCTGCTAAGATTGTTCCTTCCACCACTTTCCTCACCACGGATAAGCGTCGCAAGACTCAAGCACTTA TGACATGGAATGTTACCTGCACATACTCACAATTTCTTGCAAGAAAGAATCCAAGTTGTTGTGTATCTTTGTCATCCTTCTATAATTCGACAATTACTCCTTGTCCTTCTTGTGCCTGTGGCTGCCAGAATAAGAAGAATTGTGTCAA GGGTCGCTCCAAATTCCTAGACATGGTAGGGTTACATACTCCAAAGAGAGACAATGAACCATTGCTGCAGTGTACCCATCATATGTGCCCCATTAGGGTACACTGGCATGTGAAGACTAACTATAAGGACTATTGGAGAGTCAAGATTGCTGTTACAAATTTCAATTATAGATTGAATTATTCTCTTTGGACTCTTGCTGTACAACATCCAAATCTTAACAATGTCACTCAAGTTTTCAGCTTTGATTACAAGCCTTTGCTTGCCTATCAATCCATAA ATGACACTGGTATGTTCTATGGAACGAAATTCTTTAATGATCTGTTGATGGAAGCTGGACCAAGTGGAAATGTTCAATCAGAAGTGCTTCTtcaaaagaacaagaaaacaTTCACACTCAACCAAGGATGGGCATTTCCTAGGAGAGTTTACTTCAATGGTGAAGAATGCATGATGCCTTCACCTGATACCTACCCTTACCTCCCTAATTCTTCACCTGTGAATGTCCTCAACTTCCCAACATTCATTATCTCATCCCTTCTCCTGCTAGCTCTTTGGTGA